A genomic window from Colletotrichum destructivum chromosome 7, complete sequence includes:
- a CDS encoding Putative heterokaryon incompatibility translates to MASYYPYKPLNLPHETRILTVHPGKFADEVRCSITHLSLASPQEPYEALSYCWSKGVDRDPGIDPDTEIPWAVHGRDEAGNTIAESGRSRWRDLVDHPYQGENYIRMGGRMPDAPVLCDGVEVVVGGELFRALRRLRREDTALRIWVDALCINQRDVAERNEHVKIMGRVYAGAGRTRVWLGESTQMDVHAVQTMFAISDVFDDLFVKRKVVGDDSTMQEVQWHFHNTADTSSLDWGLLADLLDRAWFKRTWIIQEVVNSRDISVHLGSMEFPWDLMAQIITTLSAFKLQTLISECKAFKAIGYMEHLRTARADGSGSPPPTDLLTMLEELRDFKATIPSDKIYGILGLARYEDDFVVDYAQSPEEVFTGFAVKQLQSGSLHILAHCVDSSKPTTLALPSWVPDWSRPGWTEPFRIRGLKASASGKAKPSIIINESTGVLRIKGRILDVVAEIETARQIPNPNQRGPLDGGIEDVDFPEMAQYGGPTMDGEHLQGDDGDDGDGDSKMKKKPVNDAEYRLRKTMERMGEHAEKWYRSLVDVAFPDKKATPRLWENLWRTLMCDRTRDNDRPGDECAAGMDVYYTSVLEPRKGIARILQDRTDHRVASHGLAPRDGEAYYMREKVAAETFIGAHTKWTYNRRFFRSGDGRFGWAVDGTGPGDSVVVFYGCDYPFILRDTGRGSFRIIGDCYIHGLMDGEGMESKASFTEMEFDIV, encoded by the exons AGCTACTGCTGGAGCAAGGGCGTCGACCGCGACCCGGGCATCGATCCGGACACCGAGATCCCCTGGGCCGTCCACGGCAgagacgaggccggcaaCACTATCGCCGAGTCCGGCCGGTCCAGGTGGAgggacctcgtcgaccacCCGTACCAGGGCGAGAACTACATCCGCATGGGGGGCCGGATGCCCGACGCGCCGGTCCTctgcgacggcgtcgaggtcgtcgttggcggcgagcTGTTCCGCGCGCTGCGGCGCCTGCGGAGGGAAGACACCGCGCTGCGCATCTGGGTCGACGCGCTGTGCATCAACCAGAGGGACGTGGCGGAGCGGAACGAGCACGTCAAGATCATGGGGCGCGTGTACGCGGGCGCGGGGCGGACGCGGGTATGGTTGGGCGAGTCGACGCAGATGGACGTCCACGCCGTGCAGACCATGTTCGCGATATCTGACGTCTTTGACGACTTGTTCGTCAAGCGCAAGGTCGTTGGAGACGATTCGACGATGCAGGAGGTCCAGTGGCATTTCCACAATACCGCCGACACGTCCAGCTTGGACTGGGGTCTGCTGGCAGACTTGCTCGACCGGGCCTGG TTCAAACGGACCTGGATCATCCAAGAGGTCGTCAACTCCCGCGACATCTCGGTCCACCTCGGCTCGATGGAGTTCCCGTGGGACCTGATGGCCCAGATCATCACGACGCTTTCCGCGTTCAAGCTCCAGACGCTCATCAGCGAGTGCAAGGCTTTCAAGGCCATCGGGTACATGGAGCACCTGCGCACGGCGCGCGCCGACGGATCTggttctcctcctccgacgGACCTCCTCACCatgctcgaggagctgcgaGATTTCAAAGCTACGATTCCCAGCGACAAGATCTacggcatcctcgggctcgccCGGTATGAGGATGACTTTGTAGTGGACTATGCCCAGTCTCCCGAGGAAGTCTTTACAGGGTTCGCCGTGAAACAACTGCAGTCTGGTTCCCTGCACATTCTCGCTCACTGCGTGGACTCGTCGAAAccgacgacgttggcgcTGCCGTCTTGGGTCCCGGATTGGAGCCGCCCTGGCTGGACCGAGCCGTTCAGGATCCGTGGGCTGAAGGCGTCGGCATCCGGCAAGGCCAAGcccagcatcatcatcaatgAGAGCACAGGAGTCTTGCGTATCAAAGGGCGAATTCTCGACGTGGTAGCGGAGATTGAGACAGCAAGACAAATCCCGAACCCGAACCAGCGAGGCCCCTTGGATGGCGGCATCGAAGACGTGGATTTCCCCGAAATGGCACAATACGGAGGACCGACGATGGACGGAGAGCACCTCCaaggtgacgacggcgatgacggcgatggcgactccaagatgaagaagaagcccgtcaACGATGCCGAGTACAGGCTTAGAAAGACCATGGAGAGGATGGGCGAGCACGCCGAGAAGTGGTACCgcagcctcgtcgacgtcgcgtTCCCCGACAAGAAGGCCACGCCGCGGCTGTGGGAGAACCTCTGGCGGACGCTGATGTGCGACCGCACGCGCGACAACGACCGCCCCGGCGATGAGTGTGCGGCCGGAATGGACGTCTACTACACGAGCGTCCTCGAGCCCCGGAAGGGCATCGCGCGGATTCTGCAGGACCGAACGGATCACCGTGTCGCGTCCCACGGGCTCGCGCCACGGGACGGAGAGGCATATTACATGAGGGAgaaggtcgccgccgagacgtTCATCGGGGCGCACACGAAATGGACGTATAACCGCCGGTTCTTCCGGTCCGGGGACGGGCGCTTCGGCTGGGCCGTCGACGGGACCGGGCCTGGAGACAGCGTGGTGGTGTTCTACGGGTGCGATTATCCTTTCATCCTCAGAGACACTGGCCGGGGTTCGTTTAGGATCATTGGTGATTGTTACATTCATGGGCTCATGGACGGCGAGGGAATGGAGAGCAAAGCCTCGTTTACGGAGATGGAGTTTGATATTGTGTAA
- a CDS encoding Putative glycoside hydrolase, family 3, glycoside hydrolase family 3 domain, immunoglobulin gives MLLKASVNERIDPAVPASQPTMDSKAREPECVNAMHPRAADDEKMPLLLNGQSCSFSTDMMPDGSQSHHPRATTTTTCTTSTISTTKELDYDNRSTAERSRLAARRRLLPKCTRPWITGVFALYLTGLILISAYYASKLFDAGSWPAPARRPAQPAASPVSPVSPASPVRNREAAVSKAAAFVARLNLTEKTRMVTGRLGLEAGGCIGNIAPVERVGFPGLCLLDGPTALDRADLVSVFPAGLTTAASWDKELIYQRGRALGDEFRDKGVHVGLGPVAGPLGRQPLGGRNWEGFSVDPYLTGVAMQLTIEGMQAAGVQACAKHLIGNEQETQRTNSWLANGTEIAAISSNMDDRTLHELYLWPFADSVRAGVASVMCSYNRLNQTYACENSALLNDVLKTELAFEGYVMSDWFATHSGADAINNGLDMNMPGPIGHAQALTGETYWGPNITRMIGDGSVSEARLDEMVRLIMTQYYLFDQDAADYPAVDPSIIYTIAAQSNLLDLVPLEPPPSRDVRRDHAKLIRKLGAEATVLLKNVNGTLPLGNPTNIGVFGNDAADPADGLVFGAGFEIGTLSVGGGSGTGRHTYLVSPLEAIRARARGTGARVQHILNNRVLAAGDFSGLYPVPEVCLVFLNTFASEAYDRTSHEADWNSTLVVENVARRCPNTVVVTHSAGINTLPWAGNPNVTAILAAHLPGQETGNSIVDVLWGDVNPSGRLPYSIPVDPKDTDIPIVNLTEAEVTSPTAWQANFTEGLLIDYRQLDANDIDPLYEFGFGLSYTTFDLESSLKVEQLVDSVAAAPDPSTPNAPGGNPELWEPVVRVTARVKNTGPVAGATVSQLYVSLPMDAVPEGTPVQVLRGFEKVFLEPGESAVVDFELLRRDVSYWDVPSQTWVIPDGPIGFRVGFSSRDIRATASRVVRSS, from the exons ATGTTGTTGAAGGCATCGGTCAACGAACGCATCGATCCCGCCGTGcccgccagccagcccacCATGGATTCCAAGGCCCGAGAGCCAGAATGCGTCAATGCCATGCATCCCCGAgctgccgatgacgagaagaTGCCGCTCCTTTTGAACGGCCAGTcctgcagcttctcgaccgaCATGATGCCCGATGGGAGCCAatctcatcatcctcgcgcCACCACTACTACGACTtgcaccaccagcaccatCAGCACCACCAAGGAACTCGACTACGACAACCGCTCTACCGCCGAGAGGTCCAGACTAGcagcccgccgtcgccttctgCCGAAATGCACGAGACCATGGATCACCGGCGTGTTCGCCTTGTACCTCACGGGCCTCATCCTAATCTCGGCCTACTATGCCAGCAAGCTATTCGACGCCGGCAGCTGGCCAGCCCCAGCCCGCCGTCCAGCACAACCAGCTGCTTCTCCGGTCTCTCCGGTCTCTCCAGCCTCGCCAGTCCGGAACCGGGAGGCGGCCGTCTCCAAGGCGGCCGCCTTTGTGGCGCGGCTCAACCTGACGGAAAAGACGCGCATGGTCActggccgactcggtcttGAGGCCGGCGGCTGCATCGGCAACATCGCGCCGGTTGAGCGCGTCGGCTTCCCGGGCCTCTGCCTGCTCGACGGCCCCACGGCGCTGGAccgcgccgacctcgtcagCGTCTTCCCGGCAGGGCTCACGACGGCCGCCAGCTGGGACAAGGAGCTCATCTACCAGCGCGGCAGGGCCCTGGGCGACGAGTTCCGCGACAAGGGCGTCCACGTCGGGCTCGG CCCGGTCGCCGGGCCCCTTGGACGCCAGCCGCTGGGCGGCCGCAACTGGGAGGGCTTTTCGGTCGACCCGTATCTCACGGGCGTCGCCATGCAGCTCACCATCGAGGGCATGCAGGCCGCGGGCGTGCAGGCGTGCGCCAAGCACTTGATCGGCAACGAGCAGGAGACGCAGCGGACCAACTCGTGgctcgccaacggcaccgagatcgccgccatctcgtccAACATGGACGACCGCACTCTGCACGAGCTGTACCTCTGGCCTTTTGCCGACTCCGTCCGGGCCGGCGTGGCGAGCGTCATGTGCAGCTACAACCGCCTGAACCAGACGTACGCGTGCGAGAACTCGGCCCTGCTGAACGACGTGCTCAAGACGGAGCTGGCCTTCGAGGGCTACGTCATGTCGGACTGGTTCGCCACGCACtcgggcgccgacgccatcaacaacGGCCTCGACATGAACATGCCCGGCCCCATCGGCCACGCGCAGGCACTCACGGGCGAGACGTACTGGGGGCCGAACATCACACGCATGATCGGGGACGGCTCCGTCTCCGAGGCGCGCCTGGACGAGATGGTCCGGCTCATCATGACGCAGTACTACCTCTTCGAccaagacgccgccgactaCCCGGCCGTCGACCCGTCCATCATCTACACCATCGCGGCCCAGTCGAacctgctcgacctcgtgcccctcgagccgccgccgagccgggACGTGCGGCGCGACCACGCGAAGCTCATCCGGAAGCTGGGTGCCGAGGCGACGGTCCTCCTCAAGAACGTCAACGGCACCTTGCCGCTCGGGAACCCGACCAAcatcggcgtcttcggcaacgacgccgccgatccGGCCGACGGGCTGgtcttcggcgccggcttcgaaATCGGCACGctctccgtcggcggcgggtcCGGCACGGGGAGGCACACGTATCTCGTCTCGCCGCTCGAGGCCAtcagggcgagggcgcgcgGGACCGGCGCCCGCGTGCAGCACATCCTGAACAACAGGgtgctggccgccggcgacttcAGCGGCCTCTACCCGGTGCCCGAGGTctgcctcgtcttcctcaacaCGTTCGCGTCCGAGGCCTACGACCGGACGAGCCACGAGGCGGACTGGAACTCGACGCTGGTCGTCGAGAACGTGGCGAGGCGGTGCCCCAACACCGTCGTCGTGACGCACTCGGCCGGCATCAACACGCTGCCATGGGCCGGCAACCCGAACGTCACGGCCATCTTGGCGGCCCATCTCCCTGGGCAGGAGACGGGGAActccatcgtcgacgtcctctGGGGCGACGTGAACCCGTCGGGCAGGCTGCCCTACTCGATCCCCGTCGACCCGAAAGACACGGACATCCCCATCGTCAAcctcaccgaggccgaggtcacGTCGCCCACGGCCTGGCAGGCCAACTTCACCGAGGGCCTTCTGATAGACTACCGGCAGCTGGACGCCAATGATATCGATCCCCTGTACGagttcggcttcggcctgAGCTACACCACCTTCGACCTGGAGTCGTCTCTGAAGGTCGAGCAACTCGTCGACAGCGTTGCGGCTGCGCCAGACCCCTCCACGCCCAACGCCCCTGGAGGCAACCCAGAGCTCTGGGAGCCCGTCGTCCGTGTGACCGCTCGCGTCAAGAACACCGGGCCTGTTGCCGGCGCGACAGTCTCCCAGCTCTACGTCTCGTTGCCGATGGACGCCGTCCCCGAGGGCACGCCCGTTCAGGTGCTGCGGGGGTTTGAGAAGGTCTTCTTGGAGCCGGGGGAGTCCGCTGTTGTTGACTtcgagctgctgcggcgCGATGTAAGCTACTGGGACGTGCCGTCGCAGACCTGGGTGATCCCGGATGGTCCGATCGGGTTCCGCGTTGGCTTTAGTTCTCGGGATATCCGCGCCACGGCGAGTCGTGTTGTTCGCTCATCGTAG